A genomic region of Streptomyces sp. R33 contains the following coding sequences:
- a CDS encoding germacradienol/geosmin synthase, with the protein MTQPFRLPDFYVPYPARLNPHLEAARTHTRQWARDFGMLEGSGVWTQKDLDSHDYALLCSYTHPDCDGDALDLVTDWYVWVFFFDDHFLEVYKRTQDRAGAKKYLDGLAAFMPMDLADGFPEPSNPVEAGLKDLWSRTVPAMSMDWRERFSESTRNLLNESMWELHNINIGRVANPLEYIEMRRKVGGAPWSAGLIEYVSAEVPARVAHARPLEVLRDAFSDAVHIRNDIFSYQREVEQEGELSNAVLVLETFLKCTTQEAADLSNDLLTSRLQQFEYTALAEVPALAALHGLDPVELASVLAYAKGLQDWQSGGHEWHMVSSRYMNTGARAGAASPLTLPFMPSGPGTAALDLRSVFTPRAMDMRRRSFTHVPFRKVGPSLLPEFHMPFPLTLSPHLDRARRELVLWSREMGLLQAQPGDPGSDIWDEDKLVGMDFALCSAGIDPDATAEALCLSAQWLTWGTYADDYYPKVFGGSKSPGAARAATDRLIAMIPVDPAEAPEPVTAMERSLKDLWARTVAGMGAAMRAEFRGHVIGMLDSWVWEIGNAVVNRIPDPVDYAEMRRFTFGSYLTMFLAKFGHEGDGVPPEVYRDGVMRSLESAAADVGCIVNDLFSYQKEIEVEGEVHNHVLVTQNFFDIDYPQAFAIVADLLEQRTREFEHIRDHQLPVLYEDHGLGRPARASLDAYVRELEDWMAAVLNWHRNVRRYRDEDLHPKPTGMSPGAWSSSFGMAAARISLPA; encoded by the coding sequence GTGACACAGCCGTTTCGACTGCCGGATTTCTACGTGCCCTATCCGGCACGACTGAACCCGCACCTGGAGGCCGCGCGAACGCACACCCGGCAGTGGGCCCGCGACTTCGGGATGCTGGAGGGATCCGGCGTCTGGACGCAGAAGGACCTGGACTCGCACGACTACGCGCTGCTGTGCTCGTACACGCACCCCGACTGCGACGGCGACGCGCTGGACCTGGTCACCGACTGGTACGTGTGGGTGTTCTTCTTCGACGACCACTTCCTGGAGGTCTACAAGCGCACCCAGGACCGCGCGGGCGCCAAGAAGTACCTCGACGGGCTCGCCGCCTTCATGCCGATGGACCTCGCCGACGGGTTCCCCGAGCCCTCGAACCCGGTCGAGGCGGGCCTGAAAGACCTGTGGTCGCGGACCGTGCCCGCGATGTCGATGGACTGGCGGGAACGATTCTCCGAGTCGACGAGGAACCTCCTCAACGAGTCGATGTGGGAGCTCCACAACATCAACATCGGCCGGGTGGCCAATCCGCTCGAGTACATCGAGATGCGCCGCAAGGTCGGCGGCGCCCCCTGGTCCGCGGGGCTGATCGAGTACGTTTCCGCCGAGGTGCCGGCCCGGGTCGCGCACGCGCGCCCGCTCGAGGTGCTCCGCGACGCGTTCTCCGACGCGGTGCACATCCGCAACGACATCTTCTCGTACCAGCGCGAGGTGGAGCAGGAGGGCGAACTCTCCAATGCCGTCCTGGTCCTGGAGACCTTCCTGAAGTGCACCACCCAGGAGGCCGCCGACCTGTCGAACGACCTGCTGACCTCGCGGCTCCAGCAGTTCGAGTACACGGCCCTCGCCGAGGTCCCCGCGCTCGCCGCCCTGCACGGGCTGGACCCCGTCGAGCTGGCGTCCGTACTCGCGTACGCGAAGGGCCTGCAGGACTGGCAGTCCGGCGGCCACGAATGGCACATGGTCTCCAGCCGGTACATGAACACCGGGGCCAGGGCGGGGGCGGCCTCCCCGCTCACCCTGCCCTTCATGCCCAGCGGGCCCGGAACCGCCGCCCTCGACCTGCGCTCGGTGTTCACCCCCCGCGCCATGGACATGCGCCGGCGCAGCTTCACGCACGTGCCGTTCCGGAAGGTGGGCCCCTCGCTGCTGCCCGAGTTCCACATGCCGTTCCCGCTCACCCTCAGCCCGCACCTGGACCGGGCCCGCCGCGAACTGGTGCTCTGGTCGCGGGAGATGGGCCTGCTCCAGGCGCAGCCCGGCGATCCCGGCTCCGACATCTGGGACGAGGACAAGCTGGTCGGCATGGACTTCGCCCTGTGCTCGGCGGGCATCGACCCCGACGCCACGGCCGAGGCCCTGTGCCTGAGCGCGCAGTGGCTGACCTGGGGCACGTACGCCGACGACTACTACCCCAAGGTCTTCGGCGGGTCGAAGTCACCCGGCGCGGCGCGGGCGGCGACCGACCGGCTGATCGCCATGATCCCGGTCGACCCGGCCGAGGCCCCGGAGCCGGTCACCGCGATGGAGCGGAGCCTGAAGGACCTGTGGGCCCGGACCGTCGCCGGGATGGGCGCTGCGATGCGCGCGGAGTTCCGCGGGCACGTCATCGGGATGCTGGACAGCTGGGTCTGGGAGATCGGCAACGCCGTCGTGAACCGGATTCCGGACCCGGTCGACTACGCCGAGATGCGCCGCTTCACCTTCGGCTCGTACCTGACGATGTTCCTGGCCAAGTTCGGCCACGAGGGCGACGGCGTCCCGCCCGAGGTCTACCGGGACGGCGTGATGCGCTCGCTGGAGAGCGCGGCGGCGGACGTCGGGTGCATCGTCAACGACCTCTTCTCGTACCAGAAGGAGATCGAGGTCGAGGGCGAGGTCCACAACCACGTCCTCGTCACCCAGAACTTCTTCGACATCGACTACCCGCAGGCTTTCGCGATCGTCGCCGACCTGCTGGAGCAGCGCACCCGGGAGTTCGAGCACATCCGCGACCACCAGCTTCCGGTGCTGTACGAGGACCACGGCCTCGGCCGGCCGGCGCGCGCCTCGCTCGACGCCTACGTGCGGGAGCTGGAGGACTGGATGGCCGCCGTCCTCAACTGGCACCGGAACGTGCGCCGTTACCGCGACGAGGACCTGCACCCGAAGCCCACCGGAATGAGCCCCGGCGCCTGGAGCTCCTCCTTCGGCATGGCGGCGGCCCGCATCTCCCTGCCGGCCTGA
- a CDS encoding YncE family protein — protein MSRTARTARTARTARTARTARTARTARTPVVTLLAGCALLAASLAGGPASASAPAAGPAAGPGVREVLFVGNNWEGTADVLASTGDLAKVGRINMIPDKEERLREIYLNPIKLGFFLGIRATAGEGHDQFVDDMYTTPDGTAVVASRPSFADVVSIDVRTGRVNWRFPVSGYRSDHMAVSPDGTRVAVSASTANTVHVLDIATGRQLGSFPTGDKPHENSFSRDGRYLWNSSIGDVTSALDAPWLDWTKGDRKITVVDAQTFRTVRVIDMRARLDAFGRPDLSDAVRPMSFSPDESKLYFQVSFFNGVVEYDVATDRITRIKEFPRNPATNADRTTWVNDSRHHGMSMSPDGAKLCIAGTMDDYVTVVDRATLAEGPLVQADKPYWATVDGDGTACVISESGADRVTAIDFATGTKRVSVPVGDHPQRVRLGHVPTGWTGPQ, from the coding sequence ATGTCCCGGACCGCCCGCACCGCCCGCACGGCCCGCACCGCCCGCACGGCCCGCACGGCCCGCACGGCCCGCACCGCCCGTACCCCCGTCGTCACGCTCCTCGCCGGCTGTGCGCTGCTCGCGGCCTCCCTCGCCGGGGGCCCCGCCTCGGCCTCCGCCCCGGCCGCCGGTCCGGCCGCGGGCCCCGGCGTCCGCGAGGTGCTCTTCGTCGGCAACAACTGGGAGGGGACCGCCGACGTGCTCGCCTCCACCGGCGACCTCGCCAAGGTCGGGCGGATCAACATGATCCCCGACAAGGAGGAGCGGCTCCGGGAGATCTACCTCAATCCGATCAAGCTCGGCTTCTTCCTCGGCATCCGCGCCACCGCGGGCGAGGGGCACGACCAGTTCGTGGACGACATGTACACCACCCCGGACGGCACCGCCGTGGTCGCCTCCCGCCCCAGCTTCGCCGACGTCGTCTCGATCGACGTGCGGACGGGCCGGGTCAACTGGCGCTTTCCCGTTTCCGGCTACCGCTCCGACCACATGGCCGTCTCGCCCGACGGCACCCGGGTCGCCGTCTCCGCCTCCACCGCCAACACCGTGCACGTACTGGACATCGCCACCGGGCGGCAGCTCGGCTCCTTCCCGACCGGCGACAAGCCGCACGAGAACTCCTTCTCCCGTGACGGCCGCTACCTGTGGAACAGCTCGATCGGCGATGTCACCTCCGCCCTCGACGCGCCGTGGCTGGACTGGACGAAGGGCGACCGGAAGATCACCGTCGTCGACGCGCAGACCTTCCGTACGGTCCGCGTGATCGACATGCGCGCGCGGCTGGACGCCTTCGGCCGCCCGGACCTGTCCGACGCGGTCCGGCCCATGTCGTTCAGCCCCGACGAGTCCAAGCTCTACTTCCAGGTGTCCTTCTTCAACGGGGTCGTGGAGTACGACGTGGCCACCGACCGGATCACCCGGATCAAGGAGTTCCCCCGCAACCCCGCCACCAACGCGGACCGCACCACCTGGGTCAACGACTCCCGCCACCACGGCATGTCCATGAGTCCGGACGGCGCCAAGCTCTGCATCGCGGGCACCATGGACGACTACGTCACCGTCGTGGACCGCGCCACCCTCGCCGAGGGGCCGCTGGTCCAGGCCGACAAGCCGTACTGGGCCACCGTCGACGGGGACGGCACGGCCTGCGTGATCTCCGAGAGCGGCGCCGACCGGGTCACCGCCATCGACTTCGCCACCGGGACCAAGCGGGTCTCCGTCCCCGTCGGCGACCACCCCCAGCGCGTCCGCCTCGGCCACGTCCCCACGGGCTGGACGGGTCCGCAGTAA
- a CDS encoding XdhC family protein, translated as MLDIAEELNRWVEQGRDFAVATVVAVGGSAPRQPGAALAVDGEGTAIGSVSGGCVEGAVYELCRQALEDGETVLETFGYSDDDAFAVGLTCGGIIDILVTPVPVGSPAREVFAAALAAAARGEAAAVARIAEGPAELKGRAVLVRGDGGHEGGFGGHPELDRTIAEEARALLDAGRTGVLEIGADGRLCGEPLKVLVESSVPPPRMIVFGAIDFASALVRIGKFLGYHVTLCDARPVFATKNRFPEADEIVVEWPHRYLEAQSSAGSLDGRTVLCVLTHDAKFDVPLLEQALRLPVAYVGAMGSRRTHEDRNKRLREVGVSELELARLRSPIGLDLGARSPEETALSIAAEIVANRRGGSGAALTGAHIPIHPDTSNTVIGRIGSVA; from the coding sequence ATGCTGGACATCGCCGAAGAACTGAACCGGTGGGTCGAGCAGGGACGTGACTTCGCCGTCGCCACCGTGGTGGCGGTCGGCGGGAGCGCGCCCCGGCAGCCCGGAGCCGCACTCGCCGTCGACGGCGAGGGCACGGCCATCGGCTCGGTTTCCGGCGGATGCGTGGAGGGCGCGGTGTACGAGCTGTGCCGGCAGGCGCTGGAGGACGGCGAGACCGTCCTCGAGACCTTCGGCTACAGCGACGACGATGCCTTCGCCGTGGGCCTGACCTGCGGCGGGATCATCGACATCCTCGTCACCCCGGTCCCCGTGGGATCCCCGGCGCGCGAGGTGTTCGCGGCCGCACTGGCCGCGGCGGCCCGCGGTGAGGCCGCGGCGGTCGCCCGGATCGCGGAAGGGCCGGCCGAGCTCAAGGGCCGCGCCGTACTCGTCCGGGGCGACGGCGGCCACGAGGGCGGTTTCGGGGGACACCCCGAGCTGGACCGCACCATCGCCGAGGAGGCCCGGGCCCTGCTGGACGCGGGCAGGACCGGCGTGCTGGAGATCGGCGCCGACGGCCGGCTCTGCGGAGAGCCGCTCAAGGTGCTCGTCGAGTCCAGCGTCCCGCCGCCGCGGATGATCGTCTTCGGTGCCATCGACTTCGCGTCCGCCCTGGTGCGGATCGGCAAATTCCTCGGCTACCACGTGACCCTGTGTGACGCGCGGCCCGTGTTCGCGACGAAGAACCGTTTCCCCGAGGCGGACGAGATCGTCGTCGAATGGCCGCACCGCTACCTCGAGGCGCAGTCCTCGGCGGGCTCGCTGGACGGCCGGACCGTTCTGTGCGTGCTCACCCACGACGCCAAGTTCGACGTCCCGCTCCTCGAACAGGCCCTCAGGCTGCCCGTCGCGTACGTCGGCGCCATGGGCTCCCGCCGCACCCACGAGGACCGCAACAAGCGGCTCCGCGAGGTCGGCGTGAGCGAGCTGGAGCTGGCCCGGCTGCGCTCCCCGATCGGCCTGGACCTGGGCGCCCGCTCCCCGGAGGAGACCGCGCTGTCCATCGCCGCCGAGATCGTCGCCAACCGCCGCGGCGGCTCCGGCGCGGCCCTCACCGGAGCGCACATACCGATCCACCCGGACACCTCGAACACCGTGATCGGCAGGATCGGCTCCGTCGCTTGA
- a CDS encoding NCS2 family permease, which translates to MTQSSVEPKTTAEEAGDGSRTPAGRSWLDRYFHITHRGSSVGNEVRGGVTTFMAMAYILLLNPLILSGKDVAGDTMSQKALITATAFAAALTTLLMGFVGKVPLALAAGLSVSGVLSSQVAPQMTWPQAMGMCVMYGVVICLLVVTGLREMIMNAIPLALKHAITMGIGMFVALIGLVKAGFVGKGSEFGPPVQLGSVGELAGWPVLIFCVTLLTIFMLQARKVPGAILIGIVGGTVLAAILNAVADIDAKAWRNGPPTLDGSAVSMPDFSLFGKVEFGGWGDVGVMTVGMIVFTLVLAGFFDAMATIIGVGTEAKLADDKGRMPGLSKALFIDGAGGAIGGVAGGSGQTVFVESATGVGEGARTGLASVVTGLFFAACLFFTPITQIVPGEVASAALVVIGAMMMQNARHVDWADTATAIPVFLTVVVMPFTYSITPGVAAGVISYVAIKIAQGKAREIGAFMWVLTGVFLVFFALHPIEAWLGVK; encoded by the coding sequence ATGACCCAGTCGTCTGTGGAGCCCAAGACCACCGCGGAAGAGGCCGGCGACGGCTCTCGTACCCCCGCCGGGCGTTCTTGGCTCGACCGGTACTTTCACATCACCCACAGAGGATCCAGCGTCGGCAACGAGGTACGTGGCGGAGTCACGACCTTCATGGCCATGGCGTACATCCTCCTGCTCAACCCGCTGATCCTCTCCGGCAAGGACGTCGCCGGAGACACCATGAGCCAGAAGGCTCTCATCACCGCCACCGCGTTCGCCGCGGCCCTGACCACGCTCCTCATGGGCTTCGTCGGCAAGGTCCCGCTGGCGCTGGCCGCAGGCCTTTCGGTCTCCGGCGTGCTCTCCTCGCAGGTCGCCCCCCAGATGACCTGGCCGCAGGCCATGGGCATGTGCGTGATGTACGGCGTCGTGATCTGTCTCCTGGTCGTCACCGGCCTCCGCGAGATGATCATGAACGCGATCCCGCTCGCGCTCAAGCACGCGATCACCATGGGCATCGGCATGTTCGTCGCCCTGATCGGCCTCGTGAAGGCCGGCTTCGTGGGCAAGGGCTCCGAGTTCGGTCCCCCGGTCCAGCTCGGTTCCGTCGGCGAGCTCGCCGGCTGGCCCGTCCTGATCTTCTGCGTCACCCTGCTGACCATCTTCATGCTGCAGGCCCGCAAGGTCCCCGGTGCGATCCTGATCGGCATCGTCGGCGGCACCGTGCTCGCCGCGATCCTCAACGCCGTCGCGGACATCGACGCGAAGGCCTGGCGCAACGGTCCGCCGACCCTGGACGGCTCCGCGGTCTCGATGCCCGACTTCTCGCTCTTCGGCAAGGTCGAGTTCGGCGGCTGGGGCGACGTCGGCGTCATGACGGTCGGCATGATCGTCTTCACCCTGGTCCTCGCCGGCTTCTTCGACGCGATGGCGACCATCATCGGCGTCGGCACCGAGGCCAAGCTGGCCGACGACAAGGGCCGCATGCCGGGCCTGTCCAAGGCCCTGTTCATCGACGGCGCCGGTGGCGCCATCGGTGGTGTCGCGGGTGGCTCCGGCCAGACCGTGTTCGTCGAGTCCGCCACCGGCGTCGGCGAGGGCGCCCGCACGGGCCTCGCCTCCGTCGTCACGGGCCTGTTCTTCGCCGCCTGCCTCTTCTTCACCCCGATCACGCAGATCGTCCCGGGTGAGGTCGCCTCCGCGGCCCTCGTGGTCATCGGCGCGATGATGATGCAGAACGCCCGCCACGTGGACTGGGCCGACACCGCGACCGCCATCCCGGTCTTCCTGACCGTGGTGGTCATGCCCTTCACGTACTCGATCACCCCGGGCGTCGCCGCCGGTGTCATCTCCTACGTGGCCATCAAGATCGCGCAGGGCAAGGCCCGCGAGATCGGCGCCTTCATGTGGGTCCTGACCGGCGTCTTCCTGGTCTTCTTCGCCCTCCACCCGATCGAGGCGTGGCTCGGTGTGAAGTAA
- the pucD gene encoding xanthine dehydrogenase subunit D — MAQNTRTVPAGTPTNVTQKHNKGGIGESTLRPDGTLKVTGEFAYSSDMWHEDMLWGQTLRSTVAHAEIVSIDISEALAMPGVYSVLTYDDLPAEMKNYGLEIQDTPVLANGRVRHHGEPVALVAADHPETARRAAAKIKIDYKELPLVTDEASALAADAPLIHEGRDDHHSGHVPHPNIVHRQPIIRGNVEEARKRADVIVEGEYTFGMQDQAFLGPESGLAVPSEDGGVDLYVATQWLHSDLKQIAPVLGLPEEKVRMTLSGVGGAFGGREDISMQIHACLLALATNKPVKIVYNRFESFFGHVHRHPAKLYYEHGATKDGKITHMKCKIVLDGGAYASASPAVVGNASSLSVGPYVIDDVDIEAIALYTNNPPCGAMRGFGAVQACFAYEAQMDKLAAKLGMDPVEFRQLNAMEMGTIMPTGQVVDSPAPVAELLRRVKARPLPPERQWETAGEGADVRALPGGLSNTTHGEGVVRGVGYAVGIKNVGFSEGFDDYSTARVRLEVINGEPVAMVHTAMAEVGQGGVTVHAQIARTELGVTQVTIHPADTQVGSAGSTSASRQTYMTGGAVKNTCEAVREALLEIGRRKNGSYHPAWAHAELLLEGGKVVTDGGEVLADIADILEDEAIDLELEFRHRPTVAFDLKTGQGDGHVQYTFAAHRAVVEVDTELGLVKVVELATAQDVGKALNMLSVVGQIQGGTTQGLGVAVMEEIIVDPKTAKVRNPSFTDYLIPTILDTPTIPVDVLELADPNAPYGLRGLGEAPTLSSTPAVLAAIRAATGLELNKTPIRPEALTGTL, encoded by the coding sequence ATGGCTCAGAACACCCGCACGGTACCGGCCGGCACGCCGACCAACGTCACCCAGAAGCACAACAAGGGCGGCATCGGCGAGTCCACGCTCCGCCCGGACGGCACCCTCAAGGTCACCGGTGAGTTCGCGTACTCCTCGGACATGTGGCACGAGGACATGCTGTGGGGCCAGACCCTGCGCAGCACCGTCGCCCACGCCGAGATCGTCTCCATCGACATCTCCGAGGCCCTGGCCATGCCGGGCGTCTACTCGGTGCTGACGTACGACGACCTGCCGGCCGAGATGAAGAACTACGGTCTCGAGATCCAGGACACCCCGGTTCTCGCCAACGGCCGGGTACGTCACCACGGTGAGCCGGTCGCCCTCGTGGCCGCCGACCACCCGGAGACCGCCCGCCGCGCGGCCGCCAAGATCAAGATCGACTACAAGGAGCTGCCGCTCGTCACGGACGAGGCCTCCGCCCTCGCCGCCGACGCGCCGCTGATCCACGAGGGCCGCGACGACCACCACTCCGGTCACGTCCCGCACCCGAACATCGTGCACCGCCAGCCGATCATCCGCGGCAACGTGGAAGAGGCCCGCAAGCGCGCCGACGTCATCGTCGAGGGCGAGTACACCTTCGGCATGCAGGACCAGGCCTTCCTCGGCCCGGAGTCCGGCCTGGCCGTGCCCTCAGAGGACGGCGGTGTCGACCTCTACGTCGCCACCCAGTGGCTGCACTCGGACCTCAAGCAGATCGCCCCCGTCCTCGGTCTCCCCGAGGAGAAGGTGCGCATGACGCTCTCGGGCGTCGGCGGTGCCTTCGGCGGCCGCGAGGACATCTCGATGCAGATCCACGCCTGCCTCCTGGCCCTGGCCACGAACAAGCCGGTCAAGATCGTCTACAACCGGTTCGAGTCCTTCTTCGGCCACGTGCACCGTCACCCGGCGAAGCTGTACTACGAGCACGGCGCCACCAAGGACGGCAAGATCACGCACATGAAGTGCAAGATCGTCCTGGACGGCGGCGCGTACGCCTCCGCCTCCCCGGCGGTCGTCGGCAACGCCTCCTCGCTCTCCGTCGGCCCGTACGTCATCGATGACGTCGACATCGAGGCGATCGCGCTCTACACGAACAACCCGCCCTGCGGCGCGATGCGCGGCTTCGGCGCCGTCCAGGCCTGCTTCGCGTACGAGGCCCAGATGGACAAGCTCGCGGCGAAGCTGGGCATGGACCCGGTCGAGTTCCGCCAGCTGAACGCCATGGAGATGGGCACGATCATGCCCACCGGCCAGGTCGTGGACTCCCCGGCCCCGGTCGCCGAGCTGCTGCGCCGGGTCAAGGCCCGCCCGCTGCCGCCGGAGCGCCAGTGGGAGACCGCCGGTGAGGGCGCGGACGTCCGCGCACTGCCGGGCGGCCTGTCCAACACCACCCACGGCGAGGGCGTCGTCCGCGGTGTCGGCTACGCGGTCGGCATCAAGAACGTCGGCTTCTCCGAGGGCTTCGACGACTACTCCACCGCCCGCGTGCGCCTGGAGGTCATCAACGGCGAGCCCGTCGCGATGGTCCACACGGCCATGGCGGAGGTCGGCCAGGGCGGTGTCACCGTCCACGCGCAGATCGCCCGTACCGAGCTGGGCGTCACGCAGGTGACCATCCACCCGGCCGACACGCAGGTCGGCTCCGCCGGTTCCACGTCCGCCTCGCGGCAGACGTACATGACCGGTGGCGCCGTGAAGAACACCTGTGAGGCGGTCCGCGAGGCCCTGCTGGAGATCGGCCGTCGCAAGAACGGCTCGTACCACCCGGCCTGGGCCCACGCCGAGCTCCTCCTGGAGGGCGGCAAGGTCGTCACCGACGGCGGCGAGGTCCTCGCGGACATCGCCGACATCCTCGAGGACGAGGCGATCGACCTGGAGCTGGAGTTCCGGCACCGGCCGACCGTCGCGTTCGACCTGAAGACCGGCCAGGGCGACGGCCACGTCCAGTACACCTTCGCCGCGCACCGCGCGGTGGTGGAGGTGGACACCGAGCTCGGCCTGGTCAAGGTCGTCGAGCTGGCGACCGCCCAGGACGTCGGCAAGGCGCTGAACATGCTCTCCGTGGTCGGCCAGATCCAGGGTGGTACCACCCAGGGTCTCGGCGTGGCGGTCATGGAGGAGATCATCGTGGACCCGAAGACCGCGAAGGTGCGCAACCCCTCCTTCACGGACTACCTGATCCCGACCATCCTCGACACCCCGACCATCCCGGTCGACGTCCTGGAGCTCGCCGACCCGAACGCGCCGTACGGCCTTCGCGGTCTCGGCGAGGCCCCGACCCTCTCGTCCACCCCGGCCGTCCTCGCGGCGATCCGGGCGGCGACCGGTCTGGAGCTCAACAAGACGCCGATCCGTCCGGAAGCCCTCACCGGCACCCTCTAG
- a CDS encoding (2Fe-2S)-binding protein, with the protein MRVNFTVNGRQQEADDVWEGESLLYVLRERLGLPGSKNACEQGECGSCTVRLDGVPVCSCLVAAGQVEGRDVVTVEGLADFAKQREAHGHGGACGTGGGCGSNGVSTDEAKRWAAKPGDSQTGEGVELSNIQQAFIDAGAVQCGFCTPGLLVQADELLERNADPSDQDIREALSGNLCRCTGYEKILDAVRLAAARQGEAV; encoded by the coding sequence ATGCGCGTCAATTTCACTGTCAACGGTCGTCAGCAGGAAGCCGACGACGTGTGGGAGGGCGAGTCCCTCCTCTACGTGCTGCGTGAGCGCCTGGGTCTGCCCGGCTCCAAGAACGCGTGCGAGCAGGGCGAGTGCGGTTCCTGCACCGTCCGCCTCGACGGCGTGCCGGTCTGTTCCTGTCTGGTCGCGGCCGGTCAGGTCGAGGGCCGCGACGTCGTGACCGTCGAGGGCCTGGCCGACTTCGCCAAGCAGCGCGAGGCCCACGGCCACGGCGGTGCCTGCGGCACCGGCGGGGGCTGCGGCAGCAACGGCGTCTCGACCGACGAGGCGAAGCGCTGGGCGGCCAAGCCCGGTGACTCCCAGACCGGTGAGGGCGTCGAGCTCTCCAACATCCAGCAGGCGTTCATCGACGCCGGCGCGGTCCAGTGCGGTTTCTGCACCCCGGGTCTGCTGGTCCAGGCGGACGAGCTCCTGGAGCGCAACGCCGACCCGTCCGACCAGGACATCCGTGAGGCCCTGTCCGGCAACCTCTGCCGCTGCACGGGCTACGAGAAGATCCTCGACGCGGTCCGCCTCGCGGCCGCCCGTCAGGGAGAGGCGGTCTGA
- a CDS encoding xanthine dehydrogenase family protein subunit M encodes MDFLRPASWEEALAAKAEYPTAVPIAGGTDIMVEINFDHRRPEYLLDLNRIGLLREWEVGEEVTKLGASVPYTQIMENLRGTLPGLALASHTVASPQIRNRGGVGGNLGCASPAGDSHPALLAADCEVEVESVRGSRLIPIDEFYTGVKRNALAADELIKSVHIKNATGPQQYSKVGTRNAMVIAVCGFGLALHTDTRTVRTGIASAAPTPIRAKAAEEFLNAALEEGGFWESGKVITPSIAKQFGELASGACNPIDDVRGTAKYRRHAVGILARRQLVWTWEQYRGNNGRSLEGAA; translated from the coding sequence ATGGACTTCCTTCGCCCCGCCAGCTGGGAGGAGGCACTCGCCGCTAAGGCCGAGTACCCCACAGCTGTGCCGATTGCGGGTGGCACTGACATCATGGTCGAGATCAACTTCGACCACCGCCGTCCGGAGTACCTCCTTGACCTCAACCGCATCGGCCTGCTGCGGGAGTGGGAGGTAGGCGAGGAGGTCACCAAGCTCGGCGCCTCCGTCCCGTACACCCAGATCATGGAGAACCTGCGCGGCACGCTGCCGGGTCTCGCGCTCGCCTCGCACACGGTCGCGTCTCCCCAGATCCGCAACCGCGGCGGTGTCGGCGGCAACCTCGGTTGCGCCTCGCCGGCCGGCGACTCCCACCCCGCCCTGCTCGCCGCCGACTGCGAGGTCGAGGTCGAGTCCGTACGCGGCTCGCGCCTGATCCCGATCGACGAGTTCTACACCGGCGTCAAGCGCAACGCGCTCGCCGCCGACGAGCTCATCAAGTCGGTGCACATCAAGAACGCCACGGGCCCGCAGCAGTACTCCAAGGTCGGCACCCGCAACGCGATGGTCATCGCGGTCTGCGGTTTCGGCCTCGCGCTGCACACCGACACCCGCACCGTGCGTACGGGCATCGCCTCGGCCGCCCCGACCCCGATCCGGGCGAAGGCCGCGGAGGAGTTCCTGAACGCCGCGCTCGAAGAGGGCGGTTTCTGGGAGTCCGGCAAGGTCATCACCCCGTCGATCGCCAAGCAGTTCGGTGAGCTCGCCTCCGGCGCGTGCAACCCGATCGACGACGTCCGCGGCACGGCGAAGTACCGCCGTCACGCGGTCGGCATCCTGGCTCGCCGCCAGCTGGTCTGGACGTGGGAGCAGTACCGCGGCAACAACGGCCGCTCGCTTGAAGGGGCTGCGTAA